Proteins encoded together in one Kutzneria kofuensis window:
- a CDS encoding ABC transporter ATP-binding protein, giving the protein MTEPLIEIKNLDVDYGLGDEAVHAVSDVTLTLHRGEVLGLAGESGSGKSTLAYGMTRLLPPPGVVAGGEVIYHDPERGPYDVLSLTNHELREFRWAETSIVFQGAMNSLNPVHRIGTQLTDVIKAHDPRGSAQARNARARELLTLVGIPADRMDSYPHQLSGGMRQRVMIGMALALEPKVVIMDEPTTALDVVMQRQILGQLVELRERLGFSVLFITHDLSLLVEFSDRIAIMYGGRIVEQAPAKEIYTNSFHPYSAGLLGSFPALRGPKRELTGIPGSPPDLRAMPTGCAFHPRCPKSFEPCARDLPVLGVPDVPGGSDREVACWLHPVR; this is encoded by the coding sequence ATGACCGAACCCCTCATCGAGATCAAGAACCTCGACGTCGACTACGGTCTCGGCGACGAGGCCGTGCACGCGGTCAGCGACGTCACCCTGACGCTGCACCGCGGCGAGGTGCTGGGCCTGGCCGGCGAGAGCGGCAGCGGCAAGTCCACGCTGGCGTACGGCATGACCCGGCTGCTGCCGCCGCCCGGCGTGGTCGCCGGCGGCGAGGTGATCTACCACGACCCGGAGCGCGGCCCGTACGACGTGCTGTCGCTGACCAACCACGAGCTGCGCGAGTTCCGCTGGGCCGAGACGTCCATCGTGTTCCAGGGCGCGATGAACTCGCTCAACCCGGTGCACCGGATCGGCACCCAGCTCACCGACGTGATCAAGGCGCACGACCCCCGCGGCAGCGCGCAGGCGCGCAACGCCCGGGCCCGTGAGCTGCTCACCCTGGTCGGGATCCCGGCCGACCGGATGGACAGCTACCCGCACCAGCTCTCCGGCGGCATGCGGCAGCGCGTGATGATCGGCATGGCGCTCGCGCTGGAGCCGAAGGTCGTCATCATGGACGAGCCGACCACCGCGCTGGACGTGGTGATGCAGCGGCAGATCCTGGGCCAGCTGGTGGAGCTGCGCGAGCGGCTGGGCTTCTCGGTGCTGTTCATCACCCACGACCTGTCGCTGCTGGTGGAGTTCTCCGACCGGATCGCCATCATGTACGGCGGCCGGATCGTGGAACAGGCGCCGGCCAAGGAGATCTACACCAACTCGTTCCACCCCTACAGTGCCGGGCTGCTCGGCTCCTTCCCCGCGCTGCGCGGGCCGAAGCGGGAGCTGACGGGCATCCCGGGGTCGCCGCCGGACCTGCGGGCGATGCCGACCGGGTGCGCGTTCCACCCGCGGTGCCCGAAATCCTTCGAGCCGTGCGCCCGGGACCTCCCGGTGCTCGGCGTGCCCGACGTCCCCGGCGGTTCGGACAGAGAGGTGGCCTGCTGGCTGCACCCCGTCCGCTGA
- a CDS encoding GH1 family beta-glucosidase: METTATAVEADLIASLPANFRWGVATSAYQIEGAVDEDGRTPSIWDTYCRVPGMVHNGENGDVACDHYHRMPEDVALIKELGVDTYRFSVAWPRVQPRGSGPVNEKGLAFYDRLVDELLGKGIDPWVTLYHWDLPQELEDAGGWPVRDTAYRFADYAMMVFDKLQDRVRIWTTLNEPWCTAMLGYYEGRQAPGRQEFPAAIASVHHLLLGHGLATQRMREAASSPIEIGITLNMGSSYPATDSAADREAARRADGLGARIYLDPLRYGRYPKDVVADLVQRGVEIPVRDGDLEIISAPIDVLGVNYYSSHRYSGVGEDGASRDADGLPVTRAVMAGLPVTDMGWEIVPSGFTDLLVRLGRDYPGLPMVITENGSAFPDEADADGFVQDDDRTAYFQSHIGAVAAARQAGADVRGYFAWSLMDNFEWSYGYAKRFGIVRVDYETQRRTLKASALWYRDTIRRVRGGA, translated from the coding sequence ATGGAAACCACTGCCACGGCGGTCGAGGCAGATCTCATCGCCAGCCTGCCGGCGAACTTCCGTTGGGGCGTGGCCACTTCCGCGTACCAGATCGAGGGCGCCGTCGACGAGGACGGTCGCACACCGTCCATCTGGGACACCTACTGCAGGGTGCCCGGCATGGTGCACAACGGCGAGAACGGCGACGTCGCCTGCGACCACTACCACCGGATGCCCGAGGATGTCGCGCTGATCAAGGAACTCGGCGTCGACACCTACCGGTTCTCCGTGGCATGGCCACGGGTCCAGCCGCGCGGCAGCGGCCCCGTCAACGAGAAGGGCCTCGCGTTCTACGACCGGCTCGTGGACGAGCTTCTGGGCAAGGGAATCGACCCGTGGGTGACGCTGTACCACTGGGACCTGCCGCAGGAGCTCGAGGACGCCGGCGGCTGGCCGGTGCGCGACACCGCCTACCGGTTCGCCGACTACGCGATGATGGTGTTCGACAAGCTCCAGGACCGGGTGCGGATCTGGACCACGTTGAACGAGCCGTGGTGCACCGCCATGCTCGGCTACTACGAGGGCCGGCAGGCGCCGGGCCGGCAGGAGTTCCCGGCCGCCATCGCCTCCGTGCACCACCTGCTGCTCGGGCACGGCCTTGCCACGCAACGGATGCGTGAGGCCGCTTCGTCGCCCATCGAGATCGGCATCACCCTCAACATGGGGTCGTCCTACCCGGCGACCGACAGCGCCGCCGACCGCGAGGCCGCCCGGCGGGCCGACGGTCTCGGCGCCCGGATCTACCTCGACCCGCTGCGCTACGGCCGCTACCCCAAGGACGTCGTCGCGGACCTGGTGCAGCGTGGCGTCGAGATCCCCGTGCGGGACGGCGATCTGGAGATCATCTCCGCGCCGATCGACGTGCTCGGCGTGAACTACTACTCCAGCCACCGGTATTCCGGTGTCGGCGAGGACGGCGCCAGCCGGGACGCCGACGGCCTGCCCGTCACCCGCGCGGTGATGGCCGGTCTTCCCGTGACCGACATGGGCTGGGAGATCGTCCCCTCCGGCTTCACCGACCTGCTCGTGCGCCTCGGCCGCGACTACCCCGGGCTGCCCATGGTCATCACCGAGAACGGCTCGGCCTTCCCCGACGAGGCCGACGCCGACGGTTTCGTGCAGGACGACGACCGCACCGCCTACTTCCAGTCCCACATCGGCGCCGTCGCCGCCGCCCGCCAGGCCGGGGCCGACGTCCGCGGCTACTTCGCCTGGTCGCTCATGGACAACTTCGAATGGTCGTACGGCTACGCCAAGCGGTTCGGCATCGTGCGGGTCGACTACGAGACCCAGCGACGCACCCTCAAGGCCAGCGCCTTGTGGTACCGCGACACCATTCGCCGGGTACGCGGCGGCGCGTAA
- a CDS encoding DUF3089 domain-containing protein, translating to MTWGTLAAAAALTASLAAPANALPAPVWMCHDSCGPTTATYPASHDQVPLDTTDVTGGPAGTAAPQVDCFYVYPTVDNLPNLVPVPTDEEFAQSIAQVGMLAPRCRIFAPTYRQRTLPELALSLITKIPPDYSTGIGDVEQAFQYYWDHDNTDPTTGRRRGVVLLGHSQGAAVLAALIRHNFDNNADMRKYLVSAILLGGHIVVPTGRPDGGGSDPAATFQHVPACRHATDTGCVVAYSSYKPGGQVPSSDADLVRVVDDPRHQVLCVNPAALLEGTDEAPLDTILYTRKLVGGNDFNPYGRISSLGQSLTVPNYPTGFARYHGTLTGRCKQTLDGRSTVSWLDVTGGDNLVGLPQPNFYGLHAVDFNLTAGDLKELIGRQAAAWSAGT from the coding sequence ATGACCTGGGGAACCCTTGCCGCCGCGGCGGCGCTCACCGCCAGCCTGGCGGCGCCGGCGAACGCCCTGCCGGCGCCGGTCTGGATGTGCCACGACTCGTGCGGGCCGACGACGGCTACGTACCCGGCGAGCCACGACCAAGTACCCCTCGACACCACGGACGTCACCGGCGGCCCGGCGGGCACGGCGGCTCCGCAGGTGGACTGCTTCTACGTCTACCCGACCGTCGACAACCTGCCGAACCTGGTGCCGGTGCCGACCGACGAGGAGTTCGCGCAGTCGATCGCGCAGGTGGGGATGCTGGCGCCGAGGTGCCGGATCTTCGCCCCGACGTACCGGCAGCGGACGTTGCCGGAGCTGGCGTTGTCGCTGATCACGAAGATCCCGCCGGACTACTCGACGGGCATCGGCGATGTGGAGCAGGCGTTCCAGTACTACTGGGACCACGACAACACGGACCCGACCACGGGCAGGCGGCGCGGAGTGGTGCTGCTGGGGCATTCCCAGGGGGCGGCGGTGCTGGCGGCGCTGATCCGGCACAACTTCGACAACAACGCGGACATGAGGAAGTACCTCGTCTCGGCGATCCTGCTCGGCGGTCACATCGTGGTCCCGACGGGCCGGCCGGACGGCGGCGGCAGCGACCCGGCGGCGACGTTCCAGCACGTCCCGGCCTGCCGGCACGCCACGGACACGGGCTGCGTGGTCGCCTACTCCAGCTACAAACCGGGCGGGCAGGTGCCGAGCAGCGACGCCGACCTGGTCCGCGTCGTCGACGACCCGCGGCACCAGGTGCTCTGCGTGAACCCGGCGGCCCTGCTCGAAGGAACCGACGAGGCCCCGCTGGACACGATCCTGTACACGCGCAAGCTGGTCGGCGGCAACGACTTCAACCCGTACGGCCGGATCAGCTCCCTGGGCCAGTCACTGACGGTGCCGAACTACCCGACCGGCTTCGCCCGCTACCACGGCACGCTGACCGGCCGGTGCAAGCAGACCCTGGACGGCCGGAGCACGGTCTCCTGGCTGGACGTCACGGGCGGTGACAACCTGGTCGGCCTGCCGCAGCCGAACTTCTACGGCCTGCACGCGGTGGACTTCAACCTCACCGCGGGCGACCTGAAGGAGCTCATCGGCCGGCAGGCGGCGGCCTGGTCGGCGGGTACGTAA
- a CDS encoding methyltransferase has translation MTAALLGLHRAAATLSAYSAAVQLGLIDQIDRTPATVEDLAMTCGASVRGVRVVLATLADSGLVQLRADGRYEPATTGLAGVHSLLPWRDQVTDSVRTGLPAREAERDVITTLLHGMRADVVTELPAAKRVLDASVDGAPCGAALAARDPQCRVSVLDVPANRRANRCRQFDFLTGGLFDAQPTAGTYDLVMLPGVCHLLDADCAAELIRRYVPALRPGGTLAVIDTLAGSQGAATHELSLLLRTRSGTIHDPADYRRWLAEAGLSALRRVDVGRQPTLTVLTGLKP, from the coding sequence ATGACGGCGGCGCTGCTGGGCCTGCACCGCGCGGCCGCCACGCTGTCGGCGTATTCGGCGGCGGTGCAGCTGGGTCTGATCGACCAGATCGACCGCACGCCGGCGACGGTCGAGGACCTCGCGATGACCTGTGGCGCAAGCGTTCGCGGCGTCCGAGTGGTCCTCGCGACGCTGGCGGACAGCGGCCTGGTGCAGCTGCGCGCCGACGGCCGCTACGAGCCGGCGACGACCGGTCTGGCCGGCGTGCACTCGCTGCTGCCGTGGCGCGACCAGGTCACCGACTCGGTCCGTACCGGTCTGCCGGCCCGCGAGGCGGAGCGGGACGTGATCACGACCCTGCTGCACGGGATGCGAGCGGACGTCGTCACCGAACTGCCGGCCGCCAAGCGCGTCCTGGACGCCAGCGTGGACGGGGCGCCGTGCGGGGCGGCGCTGGCCGCCCGCGACCCGCAGTGCCGCGTGAGTGTGTTGGACGTGCCGGCGAACCGCCGCGCCAACCGGTGCCGGCAGTTCGACTTCCTGACCGGCGGCCTGTTCGACGCCCAGCCGACCGCCGGCACGTACGACCTGGTCATGCTGCCCGGCGTCTGCCACCTGCTGGACGCCGACTGCGCCGCCGAGCTGATCCGCCGCTACGTGCCGGCGCTGCGCCCGGGCGGCACGCTGGCCGTGATCGACACGCTCGCGGGCTCGCAGGGTGCGGCCACGCACGAGCTGTCCCTGCTGCTCCGCACTCGTAGCGGCACCATCCACGATCCGGCGGACTACCGCCGCTGGCTGGCCGAAGCCGGACTGAGTGCATTGAGGAGGGTCGACGTGGGCCGGCAGCCCACACTGACGGTGCTGACCGGGCTCAAACCCTGA
- a CDS encoding SDR family NAD(P)-dependent oxidoreductase, which produces MAKQGVLVTGGSTGIGRALVRRFARGGHRVWFTYHSNRRPAETLAAELAGEGAEVEAFEFDQGDWDSHVELHDRLPGPVDILVNNAAVGSQTVRRYVDGTPEQCDAAFLQVNSVGPLWLVRSVLPGMLDRGHGKIVNVASVGGGVATFPDFHIADGMSKAALVYLTKHLAAELAHRPVDVFAVCPGAVRTPMLQASLLDGLAGAELDDLIRRLPGERLIQPEEIADLVWWLCRDEASVLRGAVLDASLGLGVHPGLLTGPGAAMGHASSTAARSVA; this is translated from the coding sequence ATGGCAAAGCAGGGCGTGCTGGTCACGGGCGGCTCAACCGGCATCGGCCGGGCGCTGGTCCGCCGGTTCGCGCGCGGCGGGCACCGGGTGTGGTTCACCTATCACTCCAACCGCCGGCCCGCCGAGACGCTGGCGGCCGAGCTGGCCGGCGAGGGAGCCGAGGTCGAGGCGTTCGAGTTCGACCAGGGCGATTGGGACAGCCACGTGGAGCTGCACGACCGGCTGCCCGGCCCGGTCGACATCCTGGTCAACAACGCCGCGGTCGGCTCGCAGACCGTGCGACGTTATGTCGACGGCACCCCCGAACAGTGCGACGCCGCGTTCCTCCAGGTGAACAGCGTCGGTCCATTGTGGCTGGTCCGCTCGGTGCTGCCGGGCATGCTCGACCGCGGCCACGGCAAGATCGTCAACGTGGCCAGCGTCGGCGGCGGGGTCGCCACCTTCCCCGACTTCCACATCGCCGACGGCATGAGCAAGGCGGCGCTGGTCTACCTCACCAAGCACCTGGCCGCCGAGTTGGCGCACCGACCGGTGGACGTGTTCGCGGTCTGCCCCGGCGCGGTGCGGACCCCGATGTTGCAGGCCAGCCTGCTGGACGGCCTGGCCGGCGCCGAACTGGACGACCTGATCCGCCGGCTGCCGGGCGAAAGGCTGATCCAACCCGAGGAGATCGCCGACCTGGTCTGGTGGCTGTGCCGCGACGAGGCCTCGGTGCTGCGCGGCGCGGTTCTCGATGCCTCTCTCGGGCTTGGTGTGCATCCAGGTTTGCTCACCGGACCCGGTGCCGCCATGGGGCATGCCAGCAGCACCGCCGCGAGGAGCGTTGCGTGA
- a CDS encoding aminotransferase class I/II-fold pyridoxal phosphate-dependent enzyme encodes MVSRRAAALTAHAPAIAAAHLRVERDPYDPQRNPGGYLNLGTAENRLVWDLLADKVTAARNIEPRDVRYGPLHGSPQLRAATSRLLSKTWHAKVDPDHLVVVSGASAALDIVASVLCDPGEAIVVAAPYYSALDVLLTGRSGARLIPAPLSGATGFSLDARAVERAIDQARKDGVTVRAVAITSPCNPTGNVHSLAALRDVLAVAERHDLDVIADEIYANSVFGDEPFVSVLDPRLRGGNRVHVIWGFAKDFGLSGLKVGVLHTEHPEVLEAATALAYFAPVSTDTQALLTNLLADHEWVDGFLKENRARLADSYRNAAACLAEQGIPHVRPGAGFTVWTDLSRWLGEGTENQLWHRVLDEARVNLIPGTAFGSPAPGWFRLCHTTDPGHVHEALRRVGGLS; translated from the coding sequence ATGGTGTCCCGCCGAGCCGCGGCGCTGACCGCGCATGCCCCGGCCATCGCCGCCGCGCACCTGCGCGTCGAGCGTGATCCCTATGACCCGCAACGCAATCCCGGCGGTTACCTGAACCTGGGCACCGCGGAGAACCGGCTGGTATGGGACCTGCTCGCCGACAAGGTGACCGCGGCGCGGAACATCGAGCCTCGGGACGTGCGGTACGGCCCGTTGCACGGCTCACCGCAGCTTCGGGCCGCGACTTCGCGCCTGCTGTCGAAGACCTGGCACGCGAAGGTGGATCCCGACCATCTGGTCGTGGTGAGCGGCGCAAGCGCCGCGTTGGACATCGTGGCCAGCGTGCTGTGCGACCCGGGCGAGGCGATCGTGGTGGCCGCGCCGTACTACAGCGCGCTGGACGTGCTGCTGACCGGCCGGTCCGGGGCGCGGCTGATCCCGGCGCCGCTGTCCGGCGCGACGGGCTTCAGCCTCGACGCCAGAGCGGTCGAGCGGGCGATCGACCAGGCCCGCAAGGACGGCGTCACGGTGCGCGCGGTCGCGATCACCTCACCCTGCAACCCGACCGGGAACGTGCATTCCTTGGCGGCACTGAGGGACGTGCTCGCGGTTGCCGAGCGGCACGACCTCGACGTGATCGCCGACGAGATCTACGCCAACTCGGTGTTCGGTGACGAGCCGTTCGTCAGCGTGCTCGATCCCCGGCTGCGCGGCGGCAATCGGGTGCACGTGATCTGGGGATTCGCCAAGGACTTCGGCCTGTCCGGGCTGAAGGTCGGCGTGTTGCACACCGAGCACCCCGAGGTGCTCGAGGCGGCGACGGCGCTCGCCTACTTCGCCCCGGTCTCCACCGACACCCAGGCGCTGCTGACGAACCTGCTCGCCGATCACGAGTGGGTGGACGGGTTCCTCAAGGAGAACCGGGCACGGCTGGCCGACTCGTACCGCAACGCCGCCGCCTGCCTGGCCGAGCAGGGGATTCCGCATGTGCGGCCGGGCGCCGGTTTCACGGTCTGGACCGACCTGAGCCGGTGGCTGGGAGAGGGAACGGAAAACCAGCTCTGGCACCGCGTTCTGGACGAGGCCAGGGTGAACCTCATCCCCGGCACGGCGTTCGGGAGTCCCGCGCCCGGCTGGTTCCGGCTCTGCCACACCACGGATCCCGGCCACGTCCACGAGGCGCTGCGTCGCGTCGGCGGGCTGTCATGA
- a CDS encoding diiron oxygenase codes for MTMDRWYEQAGIRNGVRRIFHEESEAGKVFFPHRLVPYLSHEAVRDLPAERHRELAVRHLYQFLLSTAHLETRVVNRGAELIANGRSGIELPMSSRLDAFKVYCDEGYHSLYSLDLADQIGAVTGVPVPRWNYGGFVDQLADAVDRTLPDHPELAVLLQVVVFETLITAVLNEIPHDDTVVTTVRETVRDHAKDEGRHHHYFTGFFHELWHQLDAPTRVDVAFAMPALIRSCLLWDVEPVRSSLVLAGLDDTTATAVVRDCYGGDPGNERIRAICRASLRMCESAGVLAVPGAAEQFAAHGLIDGSGR; via the coding sequence ATGACCATGGACCGCTGGTACGAGCAGGCCGGGATACGCAACGGCGTCCGGCGGATCTTCCACGAGGAGTCCGAGGCGGGCAAGGTGTTCTTCCCGCACCGGCTGGTGCCGTACCTGTCCCACGAGGCCGTCCGCGACCTGCCCGCCGAGCGGCACCGGGAGCTGGCGGTGCGCCACCTCTACCAGTTCCTGCTGTCCACCGCGCACCTGGAGACCAGGGTGGTCAACCGGGGCGCGGAGCTCATCGCCAACGGCCGCAGCGGGATCGAACTGCCGATGTCCAGCCGGCTGGACGCGTTCAAGGTGTACTGCGACGAGGGCTACCACTCGCTGTACAGCCTCGACCTCGCCGACCAGATCGGCGCGGTGACGGGTGTCCCGGTGCCCCGCTGGAACTACGGCGGGTTCGTCGACCAACTCGCCGACGCGGTCGACCGAACCCTGCCCGACCATCCCGAACTGGCCGTCCTGCTGCAGGTGGTCGTGTTCGAGACGCTGATCACCGCCGTGCTGAACGAGATCCCCCACGACGACACGGTGGTCACCACGGTGAGGGAAACGGTGCGCGACCACGCGAAGGACGAGGGCCGGCACCACCACTACTTCACCGGGTTCTTCCACGAACTGTGGCACCAGCTGGACGCCCCGACCCGGGTCGACGTCGCGTTCGCGATGCCCGCCCTGATCCGCAGCTGCCTGCTGTGGGACGTGGAACCGGTCCGCTCCTCCCTGGTGCTGGCCGGACTCGACGACACCACGGCGACCGCCGTGGTCCGGGACTGCTACGGCGGCGATCCCGGGAACGAGCGGATCAGGGCGATCTGCCGGGCCAGCCTGCGGATGTGTGAGTCGGCGGGCGTGCTCGCGGTGCCCGGTGCGGCGGAGCAGTTCGCCGCGCACGGTTTGATCGACGGGAGTGGTCGATAA
- a CDS encoding tryptophan 2,3-dioxygenase family protein, whose amino-acid sequence MPAYGAYLQLPALLDRQRPHADAHDELLFITVHQVFELWFKQLLFELGDARDRMLAGESYLPRKRLERAVVIQRALLGQFDVLDTMEPQDFNEFRTALGTGNGGQSAQFWEIALLSGSRDASYLDRPWYTKQERARLRRRYEEPSLWEGFLALLADAGFDVATRSCRADACRQLAARTDRYRQLWDLAEALIAHDQAWASWQSRHLLTVQRQIGRKRGTGGSAGAAHLKSHLDNRFYPELWELRATL is encoded by the coding sequence ATGCCGGCTTACGGAGCCTACCTGCAACTCCCCGCGCTGTTGGACCGCCAGCGCCCGCACGCCGACGCGCACGACGAGCTGCTGTTCATCACGGTGCACCAGGTCTTCGAGCTGTGGTTCAAGCAACTGCTGTTCGAGCTGGGCGACGCGCGTGACCGGATGCTCGCGGGCGAGAGCTACCTGCCCCGCAAGCGGTTGGAGCGGGCGGTGGTGATCCAGCGCGCGCTGCTGGGCCAGTTCGACGTGCTCGACACCATGGAGCCGCAGGACTTCAACGAGTTCCGCACCGCGCTGGGCACCGGCAACGGCGGCCAGTCCGCCCAGTTCTGGGAGATCGCACTGCTGTCCGGCTCGCGGGACGCCAGTTATCTCGACCGGCCCTGGTACACCAAGCAGGAACGCGCGCGGTTGCGTCGGCGGTACGAGGAACCCTCGCTCTGGGAGGGATTCCTGGCCCTGCTGGCCGACGCCGGCTTCGACGTCGCCACCAGGTCCTGCCGCGCCGACGCCTGCCGGCAGCTCGCCGCGCGCACCGACCGGTACCGGCAGCTGTGGGACCTCGCGGAGGCCCTGATCGCGCACGACCAGGCGTGGGCGTCGTGGCAGAGCCGGCACCTGCTGACCGTGCAGCGGCAGATCGGTCGCAAGCGCGGCACCGGCGGCAGCGCCGGTGCGGCGCATCTGAAGTCCCACCTGGACAATCGGTTCTACCCGGAGCTGTGGGAACTGCGCGCCACGCTGTAG
- a CDS encoding ATP-binding protein: MESRLVGRDRELGVIDRAIGAVRGGERRILLVSGQAGIGKSRLAVSSLRRAKEHDFAVLMGSSSPLQAGLAYAPVVEALRRYLGTLPEPESAELLDGLHDIAGLIADPRLSPAPPTGDPELERTRMFEAVLRLVERITARRPALFVVDDLHWADRGTIELLHHLGRGSRRRRLLLWCGYRSAEPGGPLTALAMTVRRDESGVELALEPLSDNAVGELVGDLLGAPPRAELLSKVTARAQGVPLFVTALVGGGEIPDGLPVIVRDVVLDRLQRLDDRARRLLELIAVAGAGGSPRLLRTVWAEDGFDVVLRQLFQQGLVEELVDGPALTYRVSHPLYAEVAYAELTVGQRRSLHAAIAAALDRTDVLEAAPHYRDAGDLVDPARACEVLGAAGQRALDVHDAQEAVNYLSVALHHAQSIEHADVIPELMDGLARALQANGRLDDAASLWNHADALARSRGDSPRQRILGYYRSILEAERGNVSTPMLPVPFESEDPPIGLVVHWLIAVRANDLTRLWLVLDAMIGLTEHQDTAEARTVAHFGASVAARIGGDYAGAYTQNQIAIEASRAIGAESREHYAYAVKLQHPGLSILRGDVAAALRATGNPGASQVQFHLPGAVHYVEYVKVWATYISGDLAAALAVADDSLALAEQVGQDRLTGRALAARAFLLLENGNIARAEADLKAARECYDATHDDLVMVTDLAETAYALRTGAAVDATAYRPPRPLGDLLVDWLRVAYSGYLAVARKDQPAAQQVLQHLRVAGKTSPFLDALALRQEGLMLDDPELLQQAAARLDAMGARLSVPKALTGAQPLSKREREVVQLVGKGLTNAQIAERLFLSERTIETHLHNSYKKLRLTTRPALTRWALEHADD; the protein is encoded by the coding sequence GTGGAGTCGAGGCTGGTTGGCCGTGATCGCGAACTGGGGGTCATCGACCGGGCGATCGGGGCGGTCCGTGGCGGCGAGCGCCGCATCCTGCTGGTGTCCGGTCAGGCCGGCATCGGCAAGTCGCGGCTGGCGGTCAGCTCGCTGCGCAGGGCCAAGGAGCACGACTTCGCGGTGCTGATGGGCTCGTCGAGCCCGCTGCAGGCCGGCCTGGCCTACGCGCCGGTGGTGGAGGCGCTGCGCCGCTACCTCGGCACGCTGCCCGAGCCGGAGTCGGCCGAACTGCTGGACGGCCTGCACGACATCGCCGGCCTGATCGCGGATCCGCGCCTGTCGCCGGCCCCGCCGACCGGCGATCCCGAGCTCGAACGCACCAGGATGTTCGAGGCCGTGCTGCGCCTGGTCGAGCGGATCACGGCGCGACGACCGGCCTTGTTCGTCGTGGACGACCTGCACTGGGCCGACCGCGGCACGATCGAGCTGCTGCACCACCTCGGCCGGGGGAGCAGGCGACGGCGGCTGCTGCTGTGGTGCGGCTATCGCAGCGCTGAGCCGGGCGGGCCACTGACGGCGTTGGCGATGACCGTGCGACGCGACGAGTCCGGCGTCGAGCTGGCGCTGGAACCGTTGTCGGACAACGCAGTGGGCGAACTCGTCGGCGATCTGCTCGGTGCACCGCCGCGCGCCGAGCTGCTCAGCAAGGTCACCGCACGTGCCCAGGGCGTCCCGCTGTTCGTCACGGCCCTGGTCGGCGGCGGCGAGATCCCCGACGGCCTGCCGGTGATCGTCCGCGATGTCGTGCTGGATCGCCTGCAGCGCTTGGACGATCGAGCGCGGCGGCTGCTGGAGCTGATCGCCGTCGCCGGCGCCGGCGGCTCGCCGCGGTTGCTGCGCACGGTGTGGGCCGAGGACGGGTTCGACGTGGTGCTGCGGCAACTGTTCCAGCAGGGCTTGGTCGAGGAGTTGGTGGACGGCCCGGCGCTGACGTATCGCGTGTCGCATCCGTTGTACGCGGAGGTCGCGTACGCGGAACTCACGGTGGGGCAACGGCGTTCGCTGCATGCGGCGATCGCCGCCGCGCTGGACCGCACCGACGTGCTCGAGGCCGCCCCGCACTACCGGGACGCCGGTGATCTTGTCGACCCGGCGCGGGCGTGTGAAGTCCTTGGCGCGGCGGGACAACGTGCGCTGGACGTCCACGACGCGCAGGAGGCGGTCAACTACCTCAGCGTGGCCCTGCACCACGCCCAGTCGATCGAACACGCCGACGTGATCCCGGAACTGATGGACGGCCTGGCCCGCGCGCTGCAGGCCAACGGCCGGCTCGACGACGCCGCGTCGCTCTGGAACCACGCGGATGCCTTGGCGCGGAGCCGGGGTGATTCGCCGCGGCAGCGCATTCTCGGCTACTACCGGTCGATTCTGGAGGCCGAGCGCGGCAACGTGAGCACGCCGATGCTGCCGGTGCCGTTCGAGTCCGAGGACCCGCCGATCGGGCTGGTGGTGCACTGGCTCATCGCCGTTCGGGCCAACGACCTGACCCGGCTGTGGCTGGTGCTGGACGCGATGATCGGCCTGACCGAGCACCAGGACACGGCCGAGGCACGGACCGTCGCGCACTTCGGCGCGAGTGTCGCGGCGCGGATCGGCGGTGACTACGCGGGCGCGTACACGCAGAACCAGATCGCCATCGAGGCCAGCCGAGCGATCGGCGCCGAGTCGCGTGAACACTATGCCTACGCGGTGAAACTGCAGCATCCGGGACTGTCGATCCTGCGTGGCGACGTCGCCGCCGCCCTGCGGGCCACCGGCAACCCCGGCGCGTCGCAGGTGCAGTTCCACCTGCCCGGGGCCGTGCACTACGTCGAGTACGTGAAGGTGTGGGCCACCTACATCTCCGGCGACCTGGCCGCCGCGCTCGCCGTCGCCGACGACAGCCTCGCCCTCGCCGAACAGGTCGGCCAGGACCGCCTGACCGGCCGCGCCCTCGCCGCCCGAGCCTTCCTGTTGCTGGAGAACGGAAACATCGCCCGCGCCGAGGCGGACCTGAAGGCAGCGCGGGAATGCTACGACGCCACTCACGACGACCTCGTCATGGTCACCGATCTCGCCGAGACCGCCTACGCGCTGCGGACCGGTGCCGCCGTCGACGCCACCGCTTACCGGCCGCCGCGCCCGCTCGGGGACCTGCTCGTCGACTGGCTGCGGGTGGCGTACTCCGGCTACCTGGCCGTCGCTCGCAAGGATCAGCCTGCGGCCCAACAGGTTCTGCAGCACCTCCGGGTCGCCGGCAAGACCTCGCCGTTCCTCGACGCGCTCGCCCTCCGCCAGGAGGGACTGATGCTCGACGACCCCGAGCTGCTCCAGCAGGCCGCGGCGAGGCTCGACGCGATGGGCGCCCGTCTCTCCGTACCCAAGGCGCTCACCGGCGCGCAGCCGTTGAGCAAGCGGGAACGGGAGGTCGTGCAGCTGGTCGGCAAGGGGCTGACCAACGCCCAGATCGCCGAGCGGCTCTTCCTCAGCGAGCGGACCATCGAGACGCACCTGCACAACAGCTACAAGAAGCTGCGGCTGACCACCCGCCCGGCGCTCACCCGGTGGGCGCTTGAGCACGCCGACGACTGA